The DNA window ATAAAAAAGTCGGTAGTAGAGATCAAAGCGGTGCCGTTCCCAAGGTCTAACACTGCAGCATCGTCCCTTTTATCATTGCCAACCAGCAAATTCGGATCGGTAACCGAGGCGATATTACTATGCAGTATTTTATCTAAAATGGCAGGGCTGATCTTACAGCCACAACCCGCGCCGTGGGAATATTGAGTAAGTTTTATTGATGTCGTATCCATTATTTAGCTGGCGCGTTGATTGTGAAATTTAATACATTATTAGCCTGTGTGGCTATATCTGTATCATCAAGCTCAAGTGATGATACTTTGGAAATATCCCTTTTGCTCAAACCGGTCCGGTAGGTTTTATCATAATAGACCAACACGATTTTTACGAAATCTTTTATACGCCCCTCCATAATGGCCTCTATAGCGTATTTGGTTTGCTCCGGGCCAAGCCGTTTTCGGATACGTTCCGTGGATTCCATCAGAAAATCCTTATCTAAAGACCCGTATTCAGCAGCCAGGGAATTAACACGTCGCTGTACATCCACTTTAATATCAATTATCGCTGCATCCCGCATCTGATGCCAGAACGGGTTGGGTATAGACCGTTTACCAATAGTAAGGCTTTCATCTTCCACCCATACCTTTTTCTTTTTATCAATGTCTTTTAATTTCCCGGCCAGGTTGTTTTCAAACTGCTCCTGAGTAGGCTGTATCAGCTTATTCATACTGCCATAAGATGAACCCTGGTGTTGTGCAAGGTCTTCCAGGTCAATTACCTGCTCCCCTGTAACGCTAAGTTGTTGCAATAATTTTGTTTTACCTGATCCGGTCATGCCTCCAAGTATCTGAATCTTGTAGGGCTGTTCAAATTGCTGATGCACCCAGCCCCTATATTTTTTGTAGCCACCTTGTATCAAAAATACTTCAAAGCCGTACAAACCGAGTGCCCATGCCATAGCCCCGCTGCGCATACCACCACGCCAGCAGTGAACACCTATTCTTTTGTCAGGTGCAATAATCAAAGCTTCCTTAATAAAGGAAGACCATTTAGAACCGGTTAAGTCAAAGCCCAACAGTATTGCTTCTTCACGCCCGACCTGCTTGTAAGTCGTGCCTACCCTGACCCGATCTTCATTACTGAACAACGGCACGTTGAATGCGCCCGGCACATGGCCCTGTTCATACTCCGCCGGTGTACGAACATCGATCAAAGGAACGATGTCATGGAGATGCAGGAAATCATTGATTAAAATCGGCTTGGTCATTTAGGCAAAGATACATTACAATTCAAATAACGTTACTTGCTATCCTCAGATAGCAAGTAACGTTTATTTTTAAGACAGGACGGAGCTTAAAAAGTATCCTGGCATTTAAGCTAATAGACATAGCCAAGTGCGTTACGTTCTACGAAAATAAAATGTGCTTCAGGGCATGCCATCAGGACAATAGCTTTGCTAATATAGTTCGCGGAGAGGTTAAAATCCATCTTTGGGCATCCTGCGATAGATCGTGGCAGTTCAGGTCATGGTGGATATTCTTGCCGGCCATACCCGTATGGAATGGTTTCTTGCGAGGACAGCCTGGTGACGGATCGAAGTTTCTGATATGGAGGCTTTATCTGATATGGAGGCTTTATACTGTATGCAGACCACCGAAATTTTCCGGCACCTGACTCTATCGCTACCTCATTAAGTTCTATGAGATGATCCGGTGATCTATCTGCAGCAACTGCGTCCGTCCTGAACAGGCGGACATTTAACAGAACCATAACTGCAAAAAACACAACAATCGCCCGCTAAAGGCTTGAGCCTGGTTTTACAATTATCGCACTCATAAAAATATGTACAGGCATTTAACGGCATTTGTTCCTGCTTTTCAAACCCACACTGCGGGCAGGTAATCAAAGTGCTATTTAAGATACTATTAACCATTAAAATATTATTTAACCAGCTTAATTAAACTACGGGCTGACGTGGCATATAAATGATTATACATGCGCCGATCAGTGCGATGCCCGCGCCGATCATATCCCAGCGATCAGGTTTAAACCCATCCACTTTCCAGGCCCACAGGAGTGCAAGTACAATAAATACCCCGCCATATGTTGCATAAACACGGCCAAAATTGGCTGTTTGCCAGGTAGCTACAATGCCGTAAAAGGCTAAAATCACAGCACCTGCCAAGCCGTACCAATAGGGTTTGTCTTCCTTAAGCCATTGCCAGATAAGGTAACCGCCGCCGATCTCGAATATGCCGGCCAAAATAAATAGCAGTAAAGATTTAATGACTTTCATGGTAATGGCGATAAAAACCAAATATACTTATTCCCGCTGTGATGTTAAATGATGATCAGATGTGCTACGGATCATTTACGACCATTTTGATAAACCAGTAAGCGGAGGCCATTGAAAACCACCAACAACGTAGA is part of the Mucilaginibacter terrenus genome and encodes:
- the mnmH gene encoding tRNA 2-selenouridine(34) synthase MnmH, translated to MTKPILINDFLHLHDIVPLIDVRTPAEYEQGHVPGAFNVPLFSNEDRVRVGTTYKQVGREEAILLGFDLTGSKWSSFIKEALIIAPDKRIGVHCWRGGMRSGAMAWALGLYGFEVFLIQGGYKKYRGWVHQQFEQPYKIQILGGMTGSGKTKLLQQLSVTGEQVIDLEDLAQHQGSSYGSMNKLIQPTQEQFENNLAGKLKDIDKKKKVWVEDESLTIGKRSIPNPFWHQMRDAAIIDIKVDVQRRVNSLAAEYGSLDKDFLMESTERIRKRLGPEQTKYAIEAIMEGRIKDFVKIVLVYYDKTYRTGLSKRDISKVSSLELDDTDIATQANNVLNFTINAPAK
- a CDS encoding GDCCVxC domain-containing (seleno)protein, with amino-acid sequence MVNSILNSTLITCPQCGFEKQEQMPLNACTYFYECDNCKTRLKPLAGDCCVFCSYGSVKCPPVQDGRSCCR
- a CDS encoding YnfA family protein, yielding MKVIKSLLLFILAGIFEIGGGYLIWQWLKEDKPYWYGLAGAVILAFYGIVATWQTANFGRVYATYGGVFIVLALLWAWKVDGFKPDRWDMIGAGIALIGACIIIYMPRQPVV